A window of the Planktothrix serta PCC 8927 genome harbors these coding sequences:
- a CDS encoding pantothenate kinase, whose protein sequence is MSQSPHGQIILNYPWFGLMLGNSRRHWAKLLGTTVLESWDEENTDQPPTLKAHLPLLVASVIPEQSQHWATTPQVRVLTLADIPLKGMYSTLGIDRALAVLGGGIHFGWPILVIDAGTALTLTGVDAEQRLVGGAILPGFGLQRSSLAQKTAALPDIEFPQHLPPRWAMQTSEAIQSGIIYTLLAGIRDFIEAWREQYPNTALVLTGGDRHLLLSYFTKQFPDTDIHPVADAHLIFRGMAALKTEHKKYTGYLVASSLQSEAEK, encoded by the coding sequence ATGTCTCAATCCCCTCATGGTCAGATAATTCTCAATTATCCCTGGTTCGGATTAATGCTGGGAAATTCCCGACGACACTGGGCAAAGTTACTGGGTACAACGGTATTAGAGTCTTGGGACGAGGAAAATACGGATCAACCCCCAACCTTAAAAGCTCATCTGCCCTTACTGGTCGCCTCCGTTATCCCTGAACAAAGCCAACATTGGGCAACAACCCCCCAAGTTCGGGTTTTGACCTTGGCAGATATTCCCCTCAAGGGGATGTATTCAACCCTCGGCATTGATCGAGCTTTAGCGGTTTTAGGAGGCGGTATCCACTTCGGATGGCCAATTTTAGTGATTGATGCCGGAACAGCCCTCACCTTAACCGGAGTAGATGCCGAGCAACGGTTAGTGGGAGGAGCGATATTACCCGGATTTGGGTTACAACGGTCTTCTTTAGCCCAGAAAACCGCAGCGTTGCCTGATATTGAGTTCCCCCAACACCTACCGCCACGCTGGGCAATGCAAACCTCCGAAGCGATTCAGAGTGGAATTATTTATACGCTGTTGGCAGGAATCCGGGATTTTATCGAGGCTTGGCGCGAACAATATCCAAATACTGCCCTGGTACTTACCGGAGGCGATCGCCACCTATTACTGTCTTACTTTACTAAGCAGTTTCCTGATACGGATATTCATCCTGTGGCTGATGCTCATCTAATATTTCGGGGGATGGCGGCTCTGAAAACTGAACACAAGAAATACACGGGATACTTGGTAGCCTCGTCTCTTCAGAGCGAGGCGGAAAAGTAA
- the dxr gene encoding 1-deoxy-D-xylulose-5-phosphate reductoisomerase, producing MKAITLLGSTGSIGTQTLDIVAESPEQFRIVGLAAGRNITLLAQQIRAFRPQIVAICDPDQLPDLKALIADVNPQPILLAGDEGIIEVARYGDSEAVVTGIVGCAGLLPTIAAIEAGKDIALANKETLIAGGPVVNPLIEKHGVKLLPADSEHSAIFQCLQGVPKGGLRKIILTASGGAFRDWPVEKLKEVKVADAITHPNWSMGKKITVDSATMMNKGLEVIEAHFLFGLDYNDIEIVIHPQSIIHSLIELQDTSVLAQLGWPDMRLPILYAMSWPERIYTNWERLDLVKAGSLTFKAPDDQKYPCMSLAYAAGRAGGSMPAVLNAANEQAVALFLEEKIEFLDIPRVIESTCDRHRIDNRQEPTLEDIIEADRWARQEVIAASEKLGQKVAV from the coding sequence ATGAAAGCAATTACACTTTTGGGTTCGACAGGTTCCATCGGGACTCAAACCTTAGACATTGTAGCAGAATCTCCCGAACAGTTTCGGATTGTCGGACTCGCCGCCGGACGCAATATCACCCTGTTAGCCCAACAAATTCGAGCCTTTCGCCCTCAAATTGTTGCGATTTGTGATCCCGACCAATTACCCGACTTAAAAGCTCTCATCGCCGATGTCAACCCCCAACCGATCTTGTTAGCCGGAGACGAGGGAATTATCGAAGTCGCCCGCTATGGAGACTCAGAAGCCGTTGTCACCGGAATTGTCGGTTGTGCGGGTTTATTACCGACTATTGCCGCCATTGAAGCCGGAAAAGATATCGCCCTCGCTAATAAAGAAACTTTAATTGCTGGGGGGCCCGTTGTCAATCCTTTAATCGAAAAACATGGGGTTAAATTATTACCTGCGGACTCGGAACATTCAGCGATTTTTCAATGTTTACAAGGAGTACCAAAAGGGGGATTAAGAAAAATTATTTTAACCGCTTCTGGGGGTGCTTTTCGAGATTGGCCTGTTGAGAAATTAAAAGAAGTGAAAGTAGCGGATGCGATTACCCATCCTAACTGGTCAATGGGGAAAAAAATCACCGTTGATTCAGCAACCATGATGAATAAAGGGTTAGAAGTCATTGAAGCTCATTTCTTGTTTGGATTGGATTATAATGATATTGAAATTGTGATTCATCCTCAAAGTATTATTCATTCATTAATTGAGTTACAAGATACGTCTGTTTTAGCGCAATTGGGTTGGCCGGATATGCGTTTACCGATATTATATGCCATGTCTTGGCCGGAACGAATTTATACAAATTGGGAACGTTTAGATCTGGTGAAAGCCGGAAGTTTAACGTTTAAAGCGCCGGATGATCAAAAATATCCTTGTATGTCTTTAGCTTATGCTGCGGGCAGGGCTGGGGGATCGATGCCTGCGGTTTTAAATGCAGCAAATGAACAAGCGGTTGCTTTATTTTTAGAAGAAAAAATTGAGTTTTTAGATATTCCCCGTGTGATTGAATCAACTTGCGATCGCCATCGCATTGATAACCGTCAAGAACCGACTTTAGAAGATATTATAGAAGCAGATCGTTGGGCAAGACAAGAAGTAATTGCCGCTTCTGAAAAACTCGGTCAAAAAGTTGCGGTTTAA
- a CDS encoding GAF domain-containing sensor histidine kinase: protein MSIVDLDTALCSWPHNSIFSDSESGKPGLSEASVEQHQIHFCDLLNQINKEIISTLDLDQVLSSACQQLGQILQCSRVSVLVKESHSEQEFITQSEYKAGEYFSQKGIKFSVDDNPHLQMLLSQIQPLAVTKFKEFPGFGQITKTLINQLDIQSMLAIAVRYQGEVKGIIGLHQCDREREWQDWEIQLLEGVASPLAIAIHHAQLYQELRCKAEQEALLRLVINQIRSSLELNTILKTAVQGVRQVLNTDRVVIYQFIDGWQGEIKVEDYRVPWPSIFGDKISDNCFPEQHGQLYKNGRTRAINDIQTSDLDPCHRNFLETLEVQANLIVPILMGAETEQNQPDRDNQLWGLLIAHECSHPRYWKSWEIEGLQQLANQLAIAIKQAQLYTQVQETAWQYQLQTQQLQTTLEELKNAQMQLIQSEKLSSLGQMVAGIAHEINNPNNFIYANISHARGYVDNLVNALNQCREFSPEIAEFVSQISEEIELDFIQEDFPNLIDSMEQGSVRIRSIVNNLKDFAHLNESEWKFVDLTEGLENSLSLLEHRMNQIKVNKDYQELPKINCFAGQMNQVFFHILNNAIDAVKDQAKAGEITIKTAYHHPDFIQIVIQDNGLGIPTEIQSRIFDPFFTTKPVGQGTGMGLAICYQVIVKSHGGKLEFKSQPGNGTEFLIEIPYQ from the coding sequence ATGTCTATAGTTGATTTAGATACTGCTTTGTGTTCCTGGCCGCATAACTCTATTTTTAGCGATTCTGAATCTGGAAAACCTGGCTTATCAGAAGCATCTGTAGAACAACATCAGATCCACTTTTGTGATCTGCTTAATCAGATTAATAAAGAAATCATTAGTACCTTAGATTTGGATCAAGTTTTAAGTTCTGCTTGTCAACAATTGGGTCAAATTCTTCAGTGTAGTCGAGTCAGTGTTTTAGTCAAAGAATCCCATTCTGAGCAGGAATTTATCACCCAGAGTGAATATAAAGCTGGAGAGTATTTTAGCCAAAAGGGAATTAAATTCAGTGTAGATGATAACCCTCATTTACAGATGTTATTATCTCAAATTCAACCGTTAGCGGTGACAAAATTTAAAGAATTTCCAGGGTTTGGGCAAATCACAAAAACTTTAATTAATCAATTAGATATTCAATCGATGTTAGCGATTGCGGTTCGCTATCAAGGGGAAGTTAAAGGGATTATTGGACTACATCAATGCGATCGAGAACGGGAATGGCAAGACTGGGAAATTCAACTTTTAGAGGGTGTTGCATCCCCCTTAGCGATCGCTATTCATCATGCCCAACTCTATCAAGAACTGCGTTGTAAAGCCGAACAAGAAGCTTTATTACGATTAGTGATTAATCAAATTCGTAGTAGTTTAGAATTAAATACAATTTTAAAAACGGCTGTTCAAGGAGTTCGACAGGTTTTGAATACAGATCGAGTGGTGATTTATCAGTTTATAGACGGTTGGCAAGGAGAAATAAAAGTTGAGGATTATCGAGTGCCTTGGCCGTCAATTTTTGGGGATAAAATCTCGGATAATTGTTTTCCTGAACAACATGGACAACTTTATAAAAATGGTCGAACTCGGGCGATTAATGATATTCAGACATCAGATTTAGATCCCTGTCATCGGAATTTTTTAGAGACTTTAGAAGTTCAAGCTAATTTAATTGTCCCGATTCTGATGGGAGCAGAAACGGAGCAAAATCAACCGGATAGGGACAATCAACTTTGGGGATTATTAATTGCTCATGAATGTAGTCATCCTCGCTATTGGAAATCCTGGGAAATTGAAGGATTACAACAACTTGCGAATCAATTAGCAATTGCTATTAAACAAGCACAACTTTATACCCAAGTTCAAGAAACTGCTTGGCAATATCAACTGCAAACCCAACAATTACAAACTACATTAGAAGAACTCAAAAATGCCCAGATGCAACTGATTCAAAGTGAAAAGCTATCCAGTTTAGGTCAAATGGTGGCAGGTATTGCCCATGAAATTAATAACCCCAATAACTTTATCTATGCTAATATTTCCCATGCCAGAGGCTATGTTGATAATTTGGTGAATGCTTTAAATCAATGTCGAGAATTTAGTCCTGAAATTGCAGAGTTTGTTAGCCAAATTAGTGAAGAAATAGAATTAGATTTTATTCAAGAAGACTTTCCTAACTTAATCGATTCTATGGAACAGGGAAGTGTGCGAATTCGCTCAATTGTTAATAATTTAAAAGACTTTGCTCATTTGAATGAATCGGAATGGAAATTTGTTGATTTAACAGAAGGTTTAGAAAACAGCCTCAGCTTATTAGAACATCGCATGAATCAAATTAAAGTCAATAAAGATTATCAAGAATTGCCCAAAATTAATTGTTTTGCAGGTCAAATGAATCAAGTTTTTTTCCATATCTTAAATAATGCAATTGATGCGGTTAAAGATCAAGCAAAAGCTGGAGAAATTACGATTAAAACAGCCTATCATCATCCAGATTTTATCCAAATTGTGATTCAGGATAATGGATTAGGAATTCCTACCGAAATCCAATCTCGAATTTTTGATCCCTTCTTTACAACAAAACCCGTTGGTCAAGGGACAGGGATGGGACTGGCTATTTGTTATCAAGTGATTGTTAAAAGTCATGGCGGGAAACTTGAGTTTAAAAGTCAACCTGGAAACGGGACAGAATTCTTGATTGAGATTCCCTATCAATGA
- a CDS encoding hybrid sensor histidine kinase/response regulator, producing MRTVLIIPFLVQILVAVGLTGYLSYRNGQQAINDLVAQLQQEIANRIKERLDNYLVRPYFLNQINVEAIEMGLLDLNNPEDLERRFFKQIQLVKSVQGIYFANPQGGIILVHHSPSQGFLTLITEDFPKRAIYKLDKNGNRTERIGTDLYDAKVRPWYQKAMRAYQTEWSDIYTFSRGDVGITLITNIYDENRNLQGFIAVDLLLELISDFLQNIKISPATQAFIVDASGQLVATSTGEKPYIELGENQFRKPLKSLESSNKLTQLTVRKLLQTFDEFNKIQKLQQLEFNWDGQKYFVQVLPYKDNYDLNWFVVVVIPESDFMEQIQENNRTTILLCLGALGLATILGIMTSRWVTKPIFELSQAADELSQGNWGTPVECKPIYELRTLAQAFNQMRIQLKESYKKLEEYSKSLEQKVAERTHELEEAKQAADVANHAKSAFLANMSHELRTPLNAILGFSQLLSRNPIFSEASQELKIINRSGEHLLELINDILDLSKIEAGKLILNQQNFDFYQFLDGLEAMLKIRATSKGLQFIIQYSNQVPPYIISDEKRLRQVLINLLENAIKFTETGRVILRVKTSPFLEDQTVETPNSKLYLSFEVEDTGMGIKPEEIKDLFNVFVQTESGKKSQQGSGLGLAISQKIVQILGGNITVNSRLGQGSLFQFTILTTPGEYSETLQQQTWGKVIGLLPNQPAYKILVVDEILENRLLVRQLLNSIGFEVFEAENGLEAIQVWEQYQPDLIWMDMRMPVMDGYTATRQIKARPQGKNTVIIALTASTLQDKEHIIFEAGCDDIMRKPFKEAELFGKIAQYLGIQYIYENENSQSSSSVNLGQSLTPETFKEMPLAWVEQLHQMALSGDGNRINQLIQQIPDSQVELAENLKILVDECRLDIIIDITKLVIQSP from the coding sequence TTGCGAACAGTTTTGATTATTCCGTTTCTGGTTCAAATCCTTGTTGCTGTAGGATTAACGGGGTACTTATCCTATCGGAATGGTCAGCAAGCAATTAATGATTTAGTCGCGCAATTACAACAAGAAATTGCTAATCGGATTAAAGAACGTTTAGATAACTATTTAGTTAGACCTTATTTTTTAAATCAAATTAATGTAGAAGCGATTGAAATGGGGCTTTTAGATTTAAACAACCCTGAAGATTTAGAGCGACGATTTTTTAAACAAATTCAATTAGTGAAGTCAGTTCAAGGGATTTATTTTGCCAATCCTCAAGGAGGAATTATATTAGTTCATCACAGTCCTTCTCAAGGGTTTCTTACCTTGATTACTGAAGACTTTCCCAAACGAGCAATTTATAAATTAGATAAAAATGGGAATCGAACTGAACGCATTGGAACTGATCTTTATGATGCTAAAGTTCGACCTTGGTATCAAAAAGCTATGAGAGCTTATCAAACAGAATGGAGTGATATTTATACTTTTTCCAGAGGGGATGTTGGAATTACTTTAATCACAAATATTTATGATGAAAATAGAAATCTTCAAGGATTTATAGCCGTTGATTTACTATTAGAATTAATCAGTGATTTTTTACAGAATATTAAGATTAGTCCTGCTACTCAGGCTTTTATTGTAGATGCGTCAGGACAATTAGTGGCGACTTCAACAGGAGAGAAACCCTATATTGAATTGGGAGAAAATCAATTTAGAAAACCGTTAAAATCCCTTGAAAGTTCTAATAAGTTAACTCAATTAACGGTTAGAAAATTACTACAAACTTTTGATGAATTTAACAAAATTCAGAAGTTACAGCAATTAGAATTCAACTGGGATGGACAAAAATATTTTGTGCAAGTGCTTCCCTATAAAGATAATTATGATCTAAATTGGTTCGTGGTGGTGGTAATTCCTGAATCGGATTTTATGGAACAGATTCAGGAAAATAATCGCACGACTATTTTATTATGTTTAGGTGCTTTAGGCTTGGCTACTATTTTGGGAATCATGACCAGTCGTTGGGTGACTAAACCTATTTTTGAACTCAGTCAAGCGGCGGATGAATTATCTCAAGGAAATTGGGGAACACCAGTGGAGTGCAAACCCATTTATGAATTAAGAACTTTAGCGCAAGCCTTTAATCAAATGCGGATTCAGTTAAAGGAATCTTATAAAAAATTAGAAGAATATTCTAAAAGTTTAGAACAAAAAGTTGCTGAACGAACCCATGAATTAGAAGAAGCAAAACAAGCTGCTGATGTGGCTAATCATGCTAAAAGTGCCTTTTTAGCGAATATGAGTCATGAGTTAAGAACGCCATTAAACGCTATTTTAGGGTTTAGTCAATTGCTTTCACGCAACCCTATTTTTTCCGAAGCTTCTCAAGAGTTAAAAATTATTAATCGTAGTGGTGAACATTTATTAGAACTGATTAATGATATTTTAGATTTATCTAAAATAGAAGCAGGAAAACTTATATTAAATCAACAAAACTTTGATTTTTATCAATTTTTGGATGGCTTAGAAGCGATGTTAAAAATTAGAGCCACTTCTAAGGGACTTCAATTCATTATTCAGTATAGTAATCAGGTTCCCCCCTATATTATTAGCGATGAAAAAAGATTACGTCAGGTGTTAATTAATTTATTAGAAAATGCTATTAAATTTACAGAAACAGGTCGGGTTATTTTACGGGTAAAAACCTCACCTTTTCTCGAAGATCAAACCGTTGAAACTCCTAACTCTAAACTGTATCTCAGTTTTGAAGTAGAAGATACAGGGATGGGAATAAAACCAGAGGAAATCAAGGATTTATTTAACGTATTCGTACAAACTGAATCTGGGAAAAAATCTCAACAGGGTAGTGGTTTAGGGTTAGCTATTAGTCAAAAGATTGTGCAGATCTTAGGAGGAAATATTACCGTTAATAGTAGATTAGGACAAGGAAGTTTGTTTCAATTTACAATATTGACAACTCCAGGAGAATATTCTGAAACTTTACAACAGCAAACTTGGGGAAAAGTTATCGGTTTATTACCGAATCAACCCGCCTATAAAATATTAGTCGTCGATGAAATATTAGAAAATCGATTATTAGTTAGACAGTTATTAAATTCCATAGGATTTGAAGTTTTTGAAGCCGAAAATGGGTTAGAAGCGATTCAAGTTTGGGAACAATATCAACCGGATTTAATTTGGATGGATATGCGAATGCCTGTGATGGATGGATATACAGCAACTCGGCAAATTAAAGCCAGACCCCAGGGAAAAAATACGGTAATTATTGCCTTAACCGCTAGTACGTTACAGGATAAAGAACATATTATTTTTGAAGCCGGATGTGATGATATTATGAGAAAGCCTTTTAAAGAGGCTGAATTGTTTGGTAAAATCGCTCAATATTTGGGAATTCAGTATATTTATGAAAACGAAAATTCTCAGAGTTCCTCATCTGTAAACCTAGGTCAATCCTTAACGCCAGAAACCTTTAAAGAAATGCCCCTAGCATGGGTTGAACAATTGCATCAGATGGCGTTGAGTGGAGATGGTAACAGGATAAATCAGTTAATTCAACAAATCCCTGATTCTCAAGTGGAACTGGCAGAAAATCTCAAAATATTAGTTGATGAATGTCGATTAGATATCATTATTGATATTACTAAACTTGTAATTCAATCCCCTTAA
- a CDS encoding DUF2079 domain-containing protein, whose protein sequence is MNKMQTYPDHPEPSPAKETNGLFSLSIWKIMGIGTIILFLYSSLRHFLFQSTAYDLGIYDQIIYLISQGSQPLSSFLGFHFLGDHGAIAIYPLALLYKIYPSVYWLFLVQAICLGSASGFTWKLARLAGLNQRLALAVAIAYLLYPEIFNINLFDFHPDVLAVPAIFGAILAAKQKKILWFIVAILWILACKAVLGLTVIAIGFWLIFFEQRRFLGMIAIALGITGFLLVTQIMIPFYSGQEAAGVSRYDYLGNSVLEVIFNTFLKPQLILGKLFSITTWVYLLEFSVAVLWWLNPQKFIALIPAIPTLLLNILSVDPMQRSLIYQYSLPALPFLFLVMIRTLAAEKPGLANSLWDLGNKFQKHTFSNFSHLFTIPNAKLPQWIVLWSSLIFLLWGDHTQVLGYFTRIDNWSATRNAVAEIQTQGGVLTDNRLAPHFTHRETIKLLNQVSPDFDLKEFDYVILNLRHPWPDTKDLGEKYVTQLKAKSNFKLSYQKDDVLVFKRI, encoded by the coding sequence ATGAACAAAATGCAAACCTACCCAGACCATCCCGAACCTTCGCCAGCAAAAGAGACTAATGGCTTATTTTCTCTTTCAATCTGGAAAATCATGGGAATAGGAACAATTATTCTATTTTTGTATAGCAGTCTGCGTCATTTTTTATTTCAATCGACGGCTTATGATCTAGGAATTTATGATCAAATTATATACTTAATTAGTCAAGGAAGTCAACCCCTTTCTTCCTTTTTAGGGTTTCATTTTTTAGGAGATCATGGGGCGATCGCCATTTATCCTTTAGCCTTATTATACAAGATTTATCCTAGTGTTTATTGGTTGTTTTTAGTTCAAGCAATTTGTTTGGGTTCCGCCTCTGGATTCACTTGGAAATTAGCGCGTTTAGCCGGATTAAATCAACGGTTAGCATTAGCGGTTGCGATCGCCTATTTACTCTATCCTGAAATTTTTAATATTAATTTATTTGATTTTCACCCCGATGTTTTAGCAGTCCCGGCAATTTTTGGAGCTATTTTAGCCGCAAAACAGAAAAAAATCCTCTGGTTTATTGTAGCAATTCTTTGGATATTAGCCTGTAAAGCCGTTTTAGGATTAACGGTAATTGCGATTGGATTTTGGTTAATCTTTTTTGAACAAAGGCGTTTTTTAGGAATGATAGCGATCGCATTAGGAATCACTGGGTTTTTACTGGTGACTCAAATTATGATTCCGTTTTATAGTGGTCAAGAAGCCGCCGGAGTCTCTCGATATGACTATTTAGGGAATTCAGTTTTAGAGGTTATTTTTAATACTTTTCTCAAACCTCAATTGATTTTAGGAAAATTATTTTCAATCACTACTTGGGTTTATCTCTTAGAGTTTAGTGTAGCTGTCCTTTGGTGGTTAAATCCTCAAAAATTTATCGCTTTAATTCCGGCTATTCCAACTTTATTACTCAATATATTATCCGTTGACCCCATGCAACGCAGTTTAATCTATCAATATTCCCTTCCAGCGTTACCGTTTTTATTCTTAGTAATGATTAGAACTTTAGCAGCAGAAAAGCCGGGACTCGCCAATAGTTTATGGGATTTAGGGAATAAATTTCAGAAGCATACCTTCTCTAACTTCTCCCATCTGTTCACCATTCCCAATGCAAAACTCCCGCAATGGATTGTACTTTGGTCAAGTTTAATCTTCTTATTATGGGGAGATCATACCCAAGTTTTAGGCTATTTTACTCGCATTGATAATTGGTCAGCAACCCGAAATGCAGTAGCAGAAATTCAAACTCAAGGAGGAGTTTTAACCGATAACCGACTTGCACCCCATTTCACCCATCGAGAAACCATTAAATTACTTAATCAAGTGTCACCAGATTTTGATTTAAAAGAATTTGATTATGTAATTTTAAATTTACGTCATCCTTGGCCGGATACGAAAGATTTAGGGGAAAAATATGTAACTCAATTGAAAGCAAAATCCAATTTTAAATTATCCTATCAAAAAGATGATGTGTTAGTATTTAAACGGATTTAA
- a CDS encoding RNA-guided endonuclease InsQ/TnpB family protein, with translation MYGCQQVLIHASPDIEAIIEYLCSESNKVYNCALYYARQMFFKKHVFVNRGAVCSEMSKSANLHFKAMYVSSAQQTCNSVVEAMSSYKELLKLWRTGKLEEKPRPPKYRKPGLFTVSYPVRWLKLTPEGIRIPLGNQVKAWFGIDSFLLSMPSNLNWDSIKEVRILPRNKCFYAEFVYQVQAESVELDKNKVLGIDHGIDNWLTCVSNIGTSFIVDGKHLKSLNQWYNKQVADHKNGKPQGFWSNALSALTEKRNRQVRDAINKAARLVINHCIENSIGRIVFGWNKGQKDGAALGKKGNQNFIQIPTARLKSRIQELCSRYGIEFIETEESYTSKASFLDHDFLPEFGEKPDNWKPSGKRVKRGLYRTAFNQYINADCNAATNIIRKVSATLGLNLNGVSSGALTTPLRVRIWTT, from the coding sequence ATGTATGGCTGTCAACAGGTTCTAATTCATGCCAGTCCTGATATTGAGGCAATTATCGAGTATCTTTGTTCAGAATCTAACAAGGTCTACAATTGCGCTCTTTATTATGCTAGGCAAATGTTTTTCAAAAAGCACGTTTTTGTTAATAGGGGAGCCGTTTGTTCTGAAATGTCTAAAAGTGCCAACCTGCATTTTAAGGCAATGTATGTTTCTTCTGCCCAACAGACCTGTAATTCAGTAGTAGAAGCCATGAGTTCTTATAAAGAACTTCTGAAGTTATGGAGAACTGGAAAGCTAGAAGAAAAGCCCCGTCCTCCTAAATACAGGAAGCCAGGGCTATTTACAGTTTCCTATCCGGTTCGATGGTTGAAGTTAACCCCAGAGGGAATTAGAATTCCGTTAGGAAATCAGGTTAAAGCATGGTTTGGGATTGATTCATTTTTATTGTCTATGCCATCTAACCTGAACTGGGATTCAATCAAAGAAGTTCGCATTCTTCCTCGAAATAAATGTTTTTATGCCGAGTTTGTTTATCAAGTTCAAGCAGAAAGTGTTGAATTAGATAAAAACAAGGTACTAGGAATAGATCATGGAATCGATAACTGGTTAACTTGTGTAAGTAACATAGGAACCAGTTTTATTGTTGATGGTAAGCATTTGAAATCCTTAAATCAGTGGTATAACAAGCAAGTTGCTGATCATAAAAATGGTAAACCCCAAGGTTTTTGGAGTAATGCTTTATCTGCTCTAACTGAAAAACGGAATCGTCAGGTTAGAGATGCTATTAATAAAGCTGCCAGGTTGGTCATCAACCATTGCATCGAAAACAGTATCGGTCGTATTGTTTTTGGTTGGAATAAAGGACAAAAAGATGGTGCTGCCCTTGGGAAGAAAGGGAATCAGAACTTTATTCAGATTCCCACCGCTCGATTGAAGTCTCGAATTCAAGAACTTTGTTCTCGTTATGGAATTGAGTTTATAGAAACCGAGGAATCTTATACCTCAAAGGCTAGTTTTCTTGATCATGATTTTCTCCCTGAATTCGGTGAAAAACCCGACAATTGGAAGCCGTCAGGAAAACGAGTTAAACGGGGTTTGTATCGCACTGCATTTAATCAATATATCAATGCTGATTGTAATGCAGCGACTAACATTATCCGCAAAGTATCGGCAACATTGGGATTAAATCTCAATGGAGTCAGTAGTGGCGCATTGACTACGCCATTAAGAGTTCGTATTTGGACTACTTAA
- a CDS encoding alpha/beta fold hydrolase produces MYQPFHHFRISISQGQVFWREVGDGPAVLFLHGSWIDSGQWIPLMQHLSLDHCCFAPDILGSGESRFFTKTHPSISLEVECLAEYIQTLKLKELCLVGHGLGAWIASSYALKYPEVVKGLVVIAPEGVTFQNYKKEWGGLRQLVSNPSLSVLFFKLIYPLAFLFGQGKKIKNWLNYRRMMLQWPLACQLLYRRRWAEIQEEMLNKPLSGLRLPTLVLQGDEDTVIAQKQSKTYSEIAPMAECQIIQGGQPNLPLQMPEVVAQYIREFITTLDTPRAKATRILK; encoded by the coding sequence ATGTATCAACCATTCCATCATTTTCGCATTTCAATTTCCCAAGGGCAGGTTTTCTGGCGTGAAGTTGGTGATGGCCCTGCGGTTCTTTTTCTGCATGGGTCTTGGATTGATAGTGGTCAATGGATTCCGTTGATGCAGCATTTAAGTCTTGACCATTGTTGTTTTGCACCGGATATTTTGGGAAGTGGAGAGTCTCGATTTTTTACAAAAACTCACCCTTCAATTAGTTTAGAAGTCGAGTGTTTAGCCGAATATATTCAGACGCTGAAACTCAAAGAATTGTGTTTAGTGGGTCATGGCTTGGGAGCTTGGATCGCCAGCAGTTATGCTTTGAAATACCCGGAAGTTGTTAAAGGGTTAGTGGTGATTGCCCCAGAAGGAGTGACCTTTCAAAATTATAAAAAAGAATGGGGAGGGTTGCGACAATTGGTTTCTAATCCGTCTCTATCGGTTTTGTTTTTTAAACTGATTTATCCGTTAGCGTTTCTATTCGGACAAGGCAAAAAAATTAAGAATTGGTTAAATTATCGGCGGATGATGTTGCAATGGCCTCTGGCCTGTCAACTGTTGTACCGTCGTCGATGGGCAGAAATTCAAGAGGAAATGCTGAACAAACCTCTGAGTGGTTTGAGGTTGCCGACTTTGGTATTACAAGGAGATGAAGATACGGTTATTGCCCAGAAGCAAAGTAAAACCTATTCCGAGATTGCACCAATGGCTGAATGTCAAATTATTCAAGGAGGACAACCGAATTTACCCTTACAGATGCCGGAAGTTGTAGCTCAATATATCCGAGAGTTTATTACCACTCTTGACACTCCTCGCGCTAAAGCGACGAGGATTCTTAAGTAG
- a CDS encoding Uma2 family endonuclease, whose translation MIAQTETKNYTPEEYLELEIASETRNEYRNGEIIPMTGGTPDHNKISGNLYIILTLALRRKPYEVFHVDQRLWIPAVSLYTYPDVMVLQKPLELQTGRKDTVLNPGFIAEVLSKSTQNYDRSEKFASYXSINGDVDLQYISETTKRCMAVNRF comes from the coding sequence ATGATTGCTCAAACTGAGACAAAAAACTACACCCCGGAAGAATATTTAGAACTTGAAATTGCCTCCGAAACCCGCAATGAATATCGTAATGGAGAAATTATCCCGATGACTGGTGGAACACCCGACCATAACAAAATTAGCGGAAACCTTTACATTATTTTAACTCTTGCTCTAAGACGTAAACCCTATGAGGTTTTCCATGTAGATCAACGCCTTTGGATTCCAGCAGTTAGCCTCTATACCTATCCTGATGTAATGGTACTTCAAAAGCCCCTAGAACTGCAAACCGGACGCAAAGATACGGTATTAAATCCTGGCTTTATTGCGGAAGTTCTATCTAAATCGACCCAAAACTATGATCGTAGTGAAAAATTTGCTTCTTATNATTCAATTAATGGTGATGTGGATCTTCAATATATTTCTGAAACGACAAAAAGATGTATGGCTGTCAACAGGTTCTAA